The Triticum aestivum cultivar Chinese Spring chromosome 3A, IWGSC CS RefSeq v2.1, whole genome shotgun sequence genome includes a region encoding these proteins:
- the LOC123062745 gene encoding phospholipase ABHD3 isoform X2 produces the protein MAAAAAAGESAGELLRRAAALVPAEHYALAALVAVSALAYRFVELHVIGDLLRGLRGRRVELTFHPASEIYHCVASKCRSLHGRYLATPWLASPHLQTLFLGIHGRPPSFTYKRQLYTVRDGGTIALDWLLAFDLEDEIISKDSSTPLLVVVPGLTSDSDAAYAKHLVHSMARKGWNVVVSNHRGLGGVSITSDCLYNGGWTEDVREVINYLHRKYPKAPMFCVGTSIGANILVKYLGEEGESTPLAGAASICSPWDLVVCDRFISRKLVQRFYDKALAFGLKGYAKLHQPVLARLANWEGIKKSRSIREFDHHATCIVAKYETVDTYYRRCSSASFVGNVSVPLLCISALDDPLCTREAIPWDECRANKNIVLATTQNGGHLAFFQGLTAGKLWWVGAVSEFLCALHDSSYMHRQKAEDHVLHSSLESSIDKSPYVNILGDGMIAPVGNDGPPSSQITDDLKPNATVNSTQQDEQAKEAENNSGTDAVPAQSPAAAGSAKQQGEERYADKIRDAMAPVKRSVNKLARYQGRSVWLLAYVALVTSWPLLGPLAFMLFRKKSRNPLSAK, from the exons AtggcggccgcggccgccgccggcgaGTCGGCCGGCGAGCTGCTGCGCCGCGCGGCGGCGCTGGTCCCCGCGGAGCACTACGCGCTCGCGGCCCTCGTCGCCGTCTCGGCCCTCGCGTACCGGTTCGTGGAGCTCCACGTCATCGGCGACCTCCTCCGCGGCCTCCGCGGCCGCCGCGTCGAGCTCACCTTCCACCCCGCCTCCGAGATCTACCACTGCGTCGCCTCCAAGTGCCGCTCGCTCCACGGCAG GTACCTGGCGACGCCTTGGCTTGCGAGCCCGCATTTGCAGACATTGTTCCTTGGAATCCATGGCAGACCACCGTCCTTCACCTACAAGAG GCAACTGTACACAGTTCGTGATGGTGGAACCATTGCTTTGGATTGGCTGCTGGCCTTTGATTTGGAGG ATGAGATCATTTCAAAAGATTCTTCAACACCCCTTTTAGTTGTCGTCCCTGGATTAACCAGTGATTCTGATGCTGCT TATGCAAAACACTTGGTTCATTCCATGGCAAGAAAAGGGTGGAATGTTGTTGTAAGTAACCACAGGGGTCTTGGTGGTGTGTCCATTACA TCAGATTGCCTCTACAATGGTGGATGGACAGAGGATGTCCGAGAAGTTATTAATTATCTCCATCGCAAGTATCCAAAGGCTCCGATGTTCTGTGTTGGTACAAGCATAGGTGCCAATATCCTG GTCAAGTACCTTGGAGAAGAAGGTGAGAGTACTCCTCTGGCTGGTGCTGCATCTATTTGTTCTCCATGGGATCTGGTG GTATGTGACAGATTTATTTCCCGTAAGCTTGTGCAACGGTTTTATGACAAAGCCCTTGCGTTTGGTCTAAAGGGCTATGCAAAGCT ACATCAACCTGTCTTGGCTCGCCTTGCAAATTGGGAGGGTATTAAAAAG tCACGCTCTATCCGGGAGTTTGACCACCATGCCACTTGCATTGTTGCAAAATATGAG ACTGTGGATACCTACTACCGCCGGTGCAGCAGTGCTAGTTTTGTTGGTAATGTGTCAGTTCCCTTGCTTTGTATAAGTGCTTTGGATGACCCCCTTTGCACAAGAGAGGCAATTCCTTGGGACGAATGCAG AGCGAACAAGAACATTGTTTTGGCGACTACTCAGAATGGTGGCCATCTCGCATTTTTTCAAGGACTAACTGCTGGAAAACTATG GTGGGTTGGAGCTGTGTCTGAGTTCCTTTGTGCTCTGCATGACAGCTCGTACATGCATCGACAAAAG GCGGAAGATCATGTTCTGCATTCTTCACTGGAGTCGTCCATTGACAAGAGCCCGTACGTCAACATCCTTGGAGATGGAATGATAGCTCCGGTCGGAAACGATGGCCCCCCTTCTAGCCAGATCACCGATGATCTGAAGCCGAATGCCACGGTGAACAGCACACAACAAGATGAACAAGCCAAGGAAGCGGAGAACAATAGCGGCACGGATGCAGTGCCCGCTCAAAGCCCTGCAGCTGCAGGGTCCGCAAAGCAGCAAGGGGAGGAACGCTACGCTGATAAGATCCGCGATGCCATGGCTCCCGTCAAGAGATCCGTAAACAAGCTCGCCCGGTACCAAGGGAGGTCAGTCTGGCTCCTCGCGTACGTTGCCTTGGTGACATCGTGGCCGCTGCTTGGCCCCCTGGCTTTCATGCTCTTCAGGAAGAAGTCAAGGAATCCTCTGTCCGCTAAGTAA
- the LOC123062745 gene encoding phospholipase ABHD3 isoform X1, translated as MAAAAAAGESAGELLRRAAALVPAEHYALAALVAVSALAYRFVELHVIGDLLRGLRGRRVELTFHPASEIYHCVASKCRSLHGRYLATPWLASPHLQTLFLGIHGRPPSFTYKRQLYTVRDGGTIALDWLLAFDLEDADEIISKDSSTPLLVVVPGLTSDSDAAYAKHLVHSMARKGWNVVVSNHRGLGGVSITSDCLYNGGWTEDVREVINYLHRKYPKAPMFCVGTSIGANILVKYLGEEGESTPLAGAASICSPWDLVVCDRFISRKLVQRFYDKALAFGLKGYAKLHQPVLARLANWEGIKKSRSIREFDHHATCIVAKYETVDTYYRRCSSASFVGNVSVPLLCISALDDPLCTREAIPWDECRANKNIVLATTQNGGHLAFFQGLTAGKLWWVGAVSEFLCALHDSSYMHRQKAEDHVLHSSLESSIDKSPYVNILGDGMIAPVGNDGPPSSQITDDLKPNATVNSTQQDEQAKEAENNSGTDAVPAQSPAAAGSAKQQGEERYADKIRDAMAPVKRSVNKLARYQGRSVWLLAYVALVTSWPLLGPLAFMLFRKKSRNPLSAK; from the exons AtggcggccgcggccgccgccggcgaGTCGGCCGGCGAGCTGCTGCGCCGCGCGGCGGCGCTGGTCCCCGCGGAGCACTACGCGCTCGCGGCCCTCGTCGCCGTCTCGGCCCTCGCGTACCGGTTCGTGGAGCTCCACGTCATCGGCGACCTCCTCCGCGGCCTCCGCGGCCGCCGCGTCGAGCTCACCTTCCACCCCGCCTCCGAGATCTACCACTGCGTCGCCTCCAAGTGCCGCTCGCTCCACGGCAG GTACCTGGCGACGCCTTGGCTTGCGAGCCCGCATTTGCAGACATTGTTCCTTGGAATCCATGGCAGACCACCGTCCTTCACCTACAAGAG GCAACTGTACACAGTTCGTGATGGTGGAACCATTGCTTTGGATTGGCTGCTGGCCTTTGATTTGGAGG ATGCAGATGAGATCATTTCAAAAGATTCTTCAACACCCCTTTTAGTTGTCGTCCCTGGATTAACCAGTGATTCTGATGCTGCT TATGCAAAACACTTGGTTCATTCCATGGCAAGAAAAGGGTGGAATGTTGTTGTAAGTAACCACAGGGGTCTTGGTGGTGTGTCCATTACA TCAGATTGCCTCTACAATGGTGGATGGACAGAGGATGTCCGAGAAGTTATTAATTATCTCCATCGCAAGTATCCAAAGGCTCCGATGTTCTGTGTTGGTACAAGCATAGGTGCCAATATCCTG GTCAAGTACCTTGGAGAAGAAGGTGAGAGTACTCCTCTGGCTGGTGCTGCATCTATTTGTTCTCCATGGGATCTGGTG GTATGTGACAGATTTATTTCCCGTAAGCTTGTGCAACGGTTTTATGACAAAGCCCTTGCGTTTGGTCTAAAGGGCTATGCAAAGCT ACATCAACCTGTCTTGGCTCGCCTTGCAAATTGGGAGGGTATTAAAAAG tCACGCTCTATCCGGGAGTTTGACCACCATGCCACTTGCATTGTTGCAAAATATGAG ACTGTGGATACCTACTACCGCCGGTGCAGCAGTGCTAGTTTTGTTGGTAATGTGTCAGTTCCCTTGCTTTGTATAAGTGCTTTGGATGACCCCCTTTGCACAAGAGAGGCAATTCCTTGGGACGAATGCAG AGCGAACAAGAACATTGTTTTGGCGACTACTCAGAATGGTGGCCATCTCGCATTTTTTCAAGGACTAACTGCTGGAAAACTATG GTGGGTTGGAGCTGTGTCTGAGTTCCTTTGTGCTCTGCATGACAGCTCGTACATGCATCGACAAAAG GCGGAAGATCATGTTCTGCATTCTTCACTGGAGTCGTCCATTGACAAGAGCCCGTACGTCAACATCCTTGGAGATGGAATGATAGCTCCGGTCGGAAACGATGGCCCCCCTTCTAGCCAGATCACCGATGATCTGAAGCCGAATGCCACGGTGAACAGCACACAACAAGATGAACAAGCCAAGGAAGCGGAGAACAATAGCGGCACGGATGCAGTGCCCGCTCAAAGCCCTGCAGCTGCAGGGTCCGCAAAGCAGCAAGGGGAGGAACGCTACGCTGATAAGATCCGCGATGCCATGGCTCCCGTCAAGAGATCCGTAAACAAGCTCGCCCGGTACCAAGGGAGGTCAGTCTGGCTCCTCGCGTACGTTGCCTTGGTGACATCGTGGCCGCTGCTTGGCCCCCTGGCTTTCATGCTCTTCAGGAAGAAGTCAAGGAATCCTCTGTCCGCTAAGTAA